Proteins encoded by one window of Ascochyta rabiei chromosome 1, complete sequence:
- a CDS encoding Autophagy- protein 17 yields MASPRSPASSASSAGSRQSLDPGRHRPQTLEDLVNHFVAAKRALNSQTVLWRANDIVTTARELLEENAILAAKNASIRSLVEQQVDTLEAVRRGVDVVEAEVQVEFKQLLHHVDTSFSGLNSTLAVLRETPIEAALQPPATPQKHLYDFIDSATVSNLEATLRACIDRYNDALATLGDTNDAFDTSLDNLHSSIENVPMTPATTSNPSPIPTLYHALEGHAKEAARAFQGLVQHYDLCVTALQHTEGGSAAATQATGDAPSQSADDFAAPPEPMGEEERQEMLAVLQNDAQEVDEVVSEIRERGAEMTFLLNQIENHINHLRSEASALSSILQMIAHVTADVRSHLLTSRSFHASWLHDTRPTLLNGIEEWENQREFYERFDLAYAELLVEVSSRRRRHEKAKRKAEEAQKELDRLFAEDERAREQFALAQGDFLPLDIWPGLRDAPRQYEVRAVASDMHDDEDTEAQEETRGQIVKSIPQLGRNVVERALTRVKRRM; encoded by the exons ATGGCCTCTCCCCGCTCACCAGCATCCTCGGCCAGCAGCGCCGGCTCGAGACAGTCCCTCGACCCAGGCCGCCATCGTCCTCAGACGCTCGAGGATCTTGTGAACCACTTCGTCGCTGCGAAGCGCGCCTTGAACTCGCAAACCGTGCTCTGGCGCGCCAACGACATCGTGACCACGGCGCGGGAGCTGCTCGAGGAGAATGCAATCCTAGCGGCAAAGAACGCCTCCATACGGAGTCTGGTAGAGCAGCAGGTAGACACCCTCGAGGCCGTCCGTCGCGGCGTAGACGTAGTAGAGGCCGAAGTCCAGGTTGAATTCAAG CAACTGCTGCACCATGTCGACACCTCCTTCTCAGGCTTGAACTCGACCCTCGCCGTGCTGCGCGAAACGCCCATCGAGGCTGCCTTACAGCCCCCGGCCACCCCGCAGAAGCACCTCTACGACTTCATCGACAGCGCCACCGTCTCCAACCTCGAAGCCACCTTGCGAGCCTGCATCGACCGCTACAACGACGCGCTAGCCACGCTCGGCGACACCAACGATGCGTTTGATACTTCCCTCGACAACCTGCACTCCTCCATCGAGAACGTCCCAATGACCCCTGCCACCACATCAAACCCAAGCCCAATACCGACCCTCTACCACGCTCTCGAAGGACATGCCAAAGAGGCCGCGCGCGCGTTCCAAGGGCTAGTACAACACTATGACCTGTGTGTTACAGCGCTGCAACACACAGAAGGAGGATCAGCTGCTGCAACCCAAGCCACAGGAGACGCACCCTCTCAGTCAGCCGATGACTTTGCAGCCCCTCCCGAGCCCATGGGCGAGGAAGAGCGCCAAGAAATGCTGGCCGTGCTACAGAATGACGCTCAAGAGGTCGACGAGGTGGTGTCAGAGATACGAGAGCGAGGTGCAGAGATGACATTCCTCCTCAACCAGATCGAGAACCACATCAATCATCTCCGCAGCGAAGCGTCAGCCCTCTCGAGCATACTACAGATGATAGCACACGTCACTGCCGATGTCAGATCGCACTTACTAACATCGCGCTCTTTCCACGCATCCTGGCTCCACGACACACGACCTACCCTCTTGAATGGTATTGAAGAGTGGGAAAACCAGCGCGAGTTTTACGAGCGCTTCGACCTCGCCTATGCCGAGCTGCTGGTCGAGGTCTCTTCACGCCGAAGGAGACATGAAAAGGCGAAGCGAAAGGCCGAGGAAGCCCAGAAGGAGTTGGATAGATTGTTCGCCGAGGACGAGCGTGCGAGAGAACAGTTCGCACTCGCCCAGGGCGATTTCCTGCCTCTGGATATCTGGCCAGGCCTCAGAGATGCGCCGAGGCAATATGAGGTCAGGGCCGTCGCATCAGACATGCACGACGATGAGGACACGGAAGCGCAGGAAGAGACGAGAGGTCAGATCGTGAAGAGCATCCCGCAGCTCGGGAGGAATGTGGTCGAGCGAGCCTTGACGAGGGTGAAGAGGAGGATGTGA
- a CDS encoding Urea carboxylase translates to MDKLQTVLIANRGEIAVRICRTAKKLGVKTIAIYSEADAASQHVRDADEAVLLPGSNATAYTDEDAILKIAKEKSADAVIPGYGFLSENAPFARRVSDAGLVWVGPSPEAIESFGVKHTARDLAAKADVPIVPGTKGLVEDEEEAAKEAERISFPVMLKATGGGGGMGLITCDNVKEMREGFKMVQSRGQTLFKNPGVFIEKYFPASHHIEVQVFGNGLGQAIHFGERECSIQRRHQKVIEECPSPFVERHPELRQKLGAAAVRLSESIKYGSAGTVEYLMDDQTGDFFFLEMNTRLQVEHGITELCYNVDLVELMLRQADAQLTGKGGLDGSELKQMQPSKPSGAAIEARVYAENPLRDYAPSPGLLQKVEWKDVPGSRVDTWVFTGSRITPNYDPLIAKAMAHSRSRDETISRMKELLTNSVISGPPTNLEFLVQILDDSRFASGETMTTFLKDFEFAPHAIDVISAGAYTLIQDLPGRPTVGKGIPHSGPMDPMAFQIANMLVGNPRGTEGLEITLSGPDLRFVGPAIVALCGAPMEATLDGDDFPMWTSVKIGAGQRLKIGKTIAGGCRSYLAIYGGLPAVAEYFGSKSTSPLVAIGGYQGRQLAPGDLLQIKADLPSKIEIVALPERLRLSYKTDWEISAMVGPHDEGYFAPEDIKMIYDTKWKVSHNASRSGIRLVGPVPKWARKDGGEGGAHPSNLVEYGYPLGTLNWTGDDPCIFPVDCPNFGGFTSSTTVIRADWWKLGQLKAGNTLKYVRVGLEDALKKRKRNDKFLDSIEQAVQTQSGFQQISNLQAGHVDFHECNIGKAIIWERAATADTPQVRYRQGGDDHLLVEYGNEEFDLNHRCRVTALEKALNSLDTPGEVKDNLYNTVGCCTTLLIYYNGAKLPRTELVSHLQKLEQSFGDLRSTKVPTRIFMLPISFESKLQDDATQRYMTNQRPHAPYLPDNLSFVAKNNAFTPQQLKDIYLTGQFMAVVVGFFCGNTVSLPVDPRQRMNAPKMNPSRVFTPEGTVGWAGSCMSIYPVDSPGGYQMTGRTIPCFDYYAQKPGFEKPWIFRDFDILTFYQVSEQELDDLLGKFRAGKFTFEYEDVEFDMADHNKMLQDSAEEVKKIRADQAKAQEEMTRAENESFERWQREKAENQVDESTIEKLLDDPSIISVEAPVDANVWKVEVKEGETVGEGSVIVILEAMKLEIAVKTPDAATAENAKLRVERLLVKPGDTVTAGGHLALLKKE, encoded by the exons ATGGACAAGCTGCAGACGGTGCTGATCGCTAATCGAGGAGAAATAGCCGTCCGAATCTGCAGGACAGCGAAGAAGCTTGGTGTGAAGACTATCGCAATCTATTCAGAAGCTGATGCGGCATCACAGCATGTCCGAGATGCCGACGAGGCTGTGCTCTTACCGGGAAGCAATGCGACCGCCTACACGGATGAAGATGCAATCCTTAAGATTGCGAAAGAGAAGAGCGCAGATGCTGTAATTCCCGGCTATGGCTTCCTCTCAGAGAACGCACCGTTCGCGCGACGCGTGAGCGACGCAGGTCTTGTGTGGGTGGGACCGTCACCAGAGGCAATCGAATCGTTCGGCGTGAAACACACAGCAAGAGACTTAGCAGCCAAAGCCGATGTTCCTATCGTGCCTGGTACCAAAGGCCTCGTCGAAGATGAAGAAGAGGCTGCGAAGGAGGCAGAGCGTATCAGCTTTCCTGTCATGCTGAAG GCGACCGGAGGCGGTGGAGGGATGGGTCTCATCACATGCGACAACGTCAAAGAAATGCGGGAAGGCTTCAAGATGGTGCAATCAAGGGGGCAAACACTGTTCAAGAACCCCGGGGTCTTTATCGAAAAATACTTTCCCGCTAGCCACCACATTGAAGTTCAAGTCTTCGGCAACGGGCTCGGTCAGGCTATCCACTTTGGTGAGCGTGAGTGCTCGATCCAGAGGCGGCACCAGAAGGTTATCGAGGAGTGCCCGAGCCCCTTTGTGGAAAGACATCCTGAGCTCCGACAGAAGTTGGGCGCTGCTGCCGTTCGATTATCAGAATCGATCAAGTATGGCTCCGCTGGAACCGTTGAGTATCTAATGGACGATCAGACAGGcgacttcttcttcctcgagATGAACACTCGTCTCCAAGTAGAGCACGGAATTACCGAACTCTGCTACAATGTTGATCTTGTAGAATTGATGCTGAGACAGGCAGATGCTCAGCTTACTGGCAAGGGCGGCCTTGACGGATCAGAGCTGAAACAAATGCAGCCGTCAAAGCCCTCTGGAGCCGCAATCGAAGCGCGTGTCTACGCCGAGAATCCTCTTAGGGACTACGCACCATCACCAGGCTTGCTGCAAAAAGTGGAATGGAAGGACGTGCCTGGCAGCCGTGTCGACACCTGGGTCTTTACAGGGTCTCGCATAACACCCAACTACG ATCCATTGATCGCAAAAGCCATGGCTCATTCGCGATCTCGAGATGAGACCATCTCACGGATGAAAGAGCTTTTGACGAACTCGGTGATCTCGGGGCCACCTACTAATCTGGAGTTCCTGGTACAAATACTGGATGACTCAAGGTTCGCTTCAGGAGAGACAATGACTACCTTCTTGAAAGATTTCGAGTTCGCACCGCACGCGATAGACGTCATATCAGCTGGTGCTTACACGCTCATCCAGGACCTTCCAGGGAGACCGACAGTTGGCAAGGGCATACCCCATTCTGGACCCATGGATCCCATGGCTTTCCAGATTGCGAATATGCTAGTTGGGAACCCTCGCGGCACAGAGGGCCTGGAGATCACGCTCAGTGGGCCTGATTTACGATTCGTGGGGCCAGCCATCGTCGCTCTGTGTGGTGCGCCAATGGAAGCGACCTTGGATGGAGATGACTTTCCAATGTGGACCAGCGTCAAGATCGGGGCTGGGCAAAGACTCAAGATTGGCAAGACCATCGCTGGAGGTTGTCGCTCATATCTCGCCATCTATGGTGGGCTGCCAGCAGTAGCTGAATACTTCGGCTCAAAGTCAACATCTCCCTTGGTTGCAATCGGTGGGTACCAAGGTCGACAACTTGCACCAGGAGATCTACTCCAAATCAAGGCAGACCTACCGAGTAAAATCGAGATTGTGGCCCTTCCAGAACGTCTTCGTCTCAGCTACAAGACTGACTGGGAGATCTCAGCGATGGTAGGGCCACACGATGAAGGGTACTTCGCGCCAGAAGACATCAAGATGATCTATGATACGAAGTGGAAGGTCTCCCACAACGCATCTCGAAGTGGAATCAGACTGGTTGGGCCGGTACCTAAATGGGCTCGAAAAGATGGTGGAGAAGGTGGAGCACATCCAAGTAACCTTGTGGAGTACGGATACCCTTTGGGCACACTGAACTGGACTGGTGATGATCCATGTATTTTCCCTGTTGACTGTCCAAACTTTGGCGGTTTCACCAGCAGTACAACAGTAATCAGGGCCGATTGGTGGAAGCTTGGGCAGTTGAAGGCCGGGAATACGCTGAAGTACGTCAGGGTCGGGCTTGAAGACGCactgaagaagaggaagcgTAACGACAAATTCCTGGACTCAATTGAGCAGGCCGTTCAGACGCAGAGTGGGTTTCAACAGATCAGCAACCTGCAAGCTGGACATGTTGACTTTCATGAATGCAATATTGGAAAGGCGATAATCTGGGAGAGAGCTGCAACAGCCGACACACCTCAAGTACGGTATCGCCAG GGCGGCGACGATCACCTTCTCGTTGAGTATGGCAACGAAGAGTTTGATCTCAACCATCGATGCCGTGTTACCGCGCTCGAGAAGGCGTTAAATTCTCTAGATACACCAGGAGAAGTCAAGGACAATCTCTACAACACGGTCGGCTGTTGTACAACACTTCTGATATACTACAACGGCGCTAAGTTACCTCGTACTGAGCTTGTGTCGCATCTCCAGAAGCTCGAACAAAGCTTTGGCGATCTGCGTTCAACAAAGGTGCCTACACGAATCTTCATGCTTCCCATTAGCTTCGAGTCTAAGCTCCAAGACGACGCCACTCAGCGCTACATGACCAATCAACGTCCACACGCTCCCTACCTTCCTGACAACTTATCGTTCGTTGCGAAGAACAACGCCTTCACTCCGCAACAGCTGAAAGACATCTACCTAACTGGGCAGTTCATGGCGGTCGTGGTAGGCTTCTTTTGCGGAAACACTGTATCACTTCCAGTTGATCCTCGACAACGTATGAACGCGCCGAAGATGAACCCTTCGCGCGTGTTCACGCCAGAAGGTACGGTGGGCTGGGCAGGAAGCTGTATGAGCATCTACCCAGTCGATTCGCCTGGAGGATATCAAATGACTGGCCGAACCATTCCGTGCTTTGATTATTACGCACAGAAGCCAGGCTTTGAGAAGCCTTGGATCTTTAGGGATTTCGACATCCTGACTTTCTATCAGGTCAGTGAACAGGAGCTTGACGACTTGCTTGGCAAGTTCAGAGCCGGCAAGTTCACATTCGAGTATGAGGATGTCGAATTTGACATGGCAGATCACAACAAGATGCTACAGGATAGCGCCGAGGAAGTCAAGAAGATTCGCGCAGATCAAGCTAAAGCTCAAGAGGAGATGACACGAGCTGAAAACGAGTCGTTCGAGCGTTGGCAAAGAGAGAAGGCCGAGAATCAGGTCGATGAGTCTACCATCGAAAAACTTCTCGACGATCCTAGCATCATCTCTGTTGAAGCTCCTGTAGACGCCAATGTGTGGAAAGTGGAAGTGAAGGAGGGCGAAACTGTTGGGGAAGGGAGTGTT ATTGTCATCCTCGAGGCTATGAAGTTAGAAATTGCAGTCAAAACCCCTGATGCAGCAACCGCAGAGAACGCTAAGCTACGAGTAGAGAGATTGCTTGTCAAACCAGGTGACACAGTAACAGCTGGCGGGCATCTTGCCCTGCTGAAGAAGGAGTAG